The genomic window ATCAATTTATCACAAAACACTTTGATTTTCATTATATTTATGCGTTCAAAAGAATGATGGCGCCGAACCACCCATCCGGGAATGATTAATTCTTTTAATGAATTGGAAATATGAAAAAACTTTACATATTATTGATCGGATTGTTCCTGTCGATCACAGGTTCATCCCAGTCCTGCCTGCCTGACTATATTTGGTTTACCATGCAAACCCAAATCGACAGTTTCCAGGTGAATTATCCAGGGTGTAATGAAATAGAGGGAGATGTTTTAATCCATGGAAGTGGCATCACCAATTTAAATGGGTTGCATGTATTGACTTCTATCGGGGGAGACCTTGAAATTCAAACTGTTATCCATCTGACCAGCTTGACGGGATTGAACCAGGTGACTTTTATAGGAGGAAACCTTGATATTGAAGACAATGACGTCCTGACAAGCCTGACAGGATTAGAGGGATTGAATTCAATTGGCGAAGATCTGATTATTACATACAACAATGTCCTGACAAGCCTGACAGGATTGGACAACATAGAGGCCGGGTCTATCGAAAATTTATATATTCATAACAATTTTTCTTTAACAAATTGTGAGGCACAAAACATCTGTGATTACTTATCCAATCCATACGGGATAGTTAGTATCTATAACAATGCAGAAGGTTGCAATAATCCTCCTGAAGTGGCTGAGCTCTGCGGAATTTCTCTACCATGCCTGCCTTACGGTAATTATTACTTTTTTACTCAAACTGAAATTGATAACTTTCAGACAAATTTTCCCGGCTGTTCACAAATAGAAGGGAATGTCACTATTATTGGGGACGGCATAACAAATTTAAACGGATTAAGTGATGTGACTAATATAGAGGGCGACCTCTATATTGCAGGAAACCCTGGACTTACCAGCCTTTTGGGATTGGAAAATTTAGTATCAATCGGGGGATACCTTGATAT from Bacteroidales bacterium includes these protein-coding regions:
- a CDS encoding T9SS type A sorting domain-containing protein — encoded protein: MKKLYILLIGLFLSITGSSQSCLPDYIWFTMQTQIDSFQVNYPGCNEIEGDVLIHGSGITNLNGLHVLTSIGGDLEIQTVIHLTSLTGLNQVTFIGGNLDIEDNDVLTSLTGLEGLNSIGEDLIITYNNVLTSLTGLDNIEAGSIENLYIHNNFSLTNCEAQNICDYLSNPYGIVSIYNNAEGCNNPPEVAELCGISLPCLPYGNYYFFTQTEIDNFQTNFPGCSQIEGNVTIIGDGITNLNGLSDVTNIEGDLYIAGNPGLTSLLGLENLVSIGGYLDIEENTALTSLSGLEMLTSIGLSLMIYNNNNLISLSGLESLTFIWGGLSIFSNNALTSIAGLESLTSLKGNLFVCQNPALTSLTGLDNIDADSISTLTIVGNYSLSICEVQSVCDFLSIPIGYYNIHDNAIGCNDSTEVKAACGVGLNEKNSSQNQFTISPNPSSTRITIETSASPTKFQISIFNLNGQELIHRQITESTTVIDISNLPGGVYFVRMTGERTVEVGKVVKQ